Proteins co-encoded in one Meiothermus sp. genomic window:
- a CDS encoding BMP family ABC transporter substrate-binding protein encodes MRKTWLIGTVMALVLGLGMAQQSNLKACIIYVGPIGDVGWTYAHDEARRAAEKAIPGLTTQYVESVKPADTLATVDRLVAGGCNVIFTTSFDFMDPTLEAAKKYPEVIFAHASGFKRAPNMLTYMADFYQIYYLNGLMAGALTKSGKVGYVAAFPIPELKRHISAFALGVRAVNPRATVNVKWINAWYDPVKAREAAEALMAEGNDILAFTEDTATVIQTAARRRVPSFSHYNSMYKYAPDYVVSGQLVDWSVIYIDILKKVQNGTYTPKNLQNVDYWWLAREKAVMLGAQVGMPINPKFEAALKQASMTVNGRKVSVYDRVMELYKDIQSPNPKWDPFTGPIRDRNGVLRVPAGRKMTVKELNEMQWVAPGVVGPVPDEPK; translated from the coding sequence ATGCGAAAGACTTGGTTGATTGGTACGGTGATGGCGCTGGTGTTAGGCCTGGGGATGGCCCAGCAGTCCAACCTCAAAGCCTGCATTATCTACGTGGGCCCCATTGGCGATGTGGGCTGGACCTATGCCCACGACGAGGCCCGGCGGGCTGCCGAGAAGGCCATTCCGGGGCTCACCACCCAGTATGTGGAGTCGGTCAAGCCCGCCGACACCCTGGCCACGGTAGACCGGCTGGTTGCGGGCGGCTGCAACGTAATCTTCACCACCTCTTTCGATTTCATGGATCCGACCCTCGAGGCCGCCAAAAAGTACCCTGAGGTCATCTTCGCCCATGCTTCCGGCTTTAAGCGGGCCCCCAACATGCTCACCTACATGGCCGATTTCTACCAGATCTACTACCTGAACGGCCTGATGGCGGGTGCCCTCACCAAGAGCGGCAAGGTGGGCTACGTGGCGGCTTTCCCCATCCCCGAGCTCAAGCGTCATATCTCGGCTTTCGCCCTGGGCGTGCGGGCGGTGAACCCCCGCGCCACCGTGAACGTCAAGTGGATCAACGCCTGGTACGACCCCGTGAAGGCCCGCGAGGCCGCCGAGGCCCTGATGGCCGAGGGCAACGACATTCTGGCCTTTACCGAGGACACCGCGACCGTCATCCAGACCGCAGCCCGGCGCAGGGTGCCCAGCTTCAGCCACTACAACTCGATGTACAAGTATGCGCCCGACTACGTGGTCTCGGGGCAGTTGGTGGACTGGAGCGTCATTTACATTGATATCCTGAAGAAGGTGCAGAACGGCACCTACACCCCCAAGAACCTGCAAAACGTAGACTACTGGTGGCTGGCCCGCGAGAAAGCGGTGATGCTGGGGGCTCAGGTGGGCATGCCCATCAACCCCAAGTTCGAGGCGGCCCTGAAGCAGGCTAGCATGACCGTGAACGGCAGGAAAGTGAGCGTCTACGACCGGGTGATGGAGCTGTACAAAGACATCCAGAGCCCCAACCCCAAGTGGGATCCCTTCACCGGCCCCATCCGCGACCGCAACGGGGTGCTGCGCGTGCCGGCGGGGCGCAAGATGACCGTGAAGGAGCTCAACGAGATGCAGTGGGTGGCCCCTGGGGTGGTGGGCCCGGTGCCGGACGAGCCCAAATAA
- a CDS encoding PD-(D/E)XK nuclease superfamily protein, producing MSASLRERIRSLLEQTLKNCDLDEYVVQVEYSSPLGSAIRETDRRVDIAVLRKENGELKPYLYIECKEQKTSGSAEDKLFRALEEAKRDRLLGVHSIVVFSGAGFRQSYERWAMVEGFVREEYADLWFKRFFCRE from the coding sequence ATGTCCGCAAGCCTGCGCGAGCGAATTAGGTCTTTGCTAGAGCAAACTCTCAAAAATTGCGATCTAGACGAATACGTAGTGCAAGTCGAGTACTCCTCACCCCTGGGCAGTGCCATCCGAGAAACCGACAGAAGGGTAGATATTGCTGTTCTGCGAAAGGAGAACGGCGAACTCAAACCCTACCTCTACATTGAGTGTAAAGAACAAAAAACCAGTGGCTCGGCAGAAGACAAACTGTTTCGGGCCCTTGAAGAAGCCAAGCGAGACCGTTTGTTGGGTGTACACTCCATCGTCGTGTTTTCCGGAGCCGGCTTTCGCCAATCCTACGAACGCTGGGCTATGGTTGAGGGGTTCGTGCGCGAGGAATACGCCGATCTTTGGTTCAAGCGGTTTTTTTGTAGAGAATGA
- the sucD gene encoding succinate--CoA ligase subunit alpha — translation MSILVNKNTQVIVQGITGREGAFHTEAMMKAGTKVVAGVTPGKGGQTMLGVPVYDTVKEAATHHHVDASIIFVPAPAAADAALEAAHAGVPLVVLITEGIPTMDMVKAVAEIKAMGNVRLIGGNCPGLITPEECKLGIMPASVFKKGRVGLISRSGTVTYETAKALSDAGYGISTCIGIGGDPIIGTTFKDLLPLFNEDPETHAVVLCGEIGGSDEEDAAAYVKEHMKKPVVGFIGGRSAPKGKKMGHAGAIIMGSVGTPESKLAAFADADIPVADTIDEIVELVRAKLG, via the coding sequence GTGAGCATTCTGGTCAACAAAAATACCCAGGTCATCGTGCAGGGCATTACTGGGCGTGAAGGAGCCTTCCACACCGAGGCCATGATGAAGGCCGGCACCAAGGTGGTCGCCGGTGTCACCCCTGGCAAAGGGGGCCAGACTATGCTGGGCGTGCCCGTCTACGACACCGTTAAGGAAGCGGCCACCCACCACCATGTGGATGCTTCCATTATCTTTGTGCCAGCACCTGCCGCTGCCGATGCAGCCCTCGAGGCCGCCCATGCCGGTGTGCCGCTGGTGGTACTGATCACCGAAGGCATCCCTACCATGGATATGGTCAAAGCCGTGGCCGAAATCAAAGCTATGGGGAATGTGCGTCTGATTGGTGGTAACTGCCCAGGCCTTATCACGCCCGAAGAGTGCAAGCTGGGCATTATGCCCGCCAGCGTGTTCAAGAAGGGTCGGGTAGGCCTGATCTCTCGCTCGGGCACCGTTACCTATGAGACAGCCAAGGCCCTATCCGACGCAGGCTACGGTATCTCTACCTGCATTGGCATTGGGGGCGATCCCATCATCGGTACCACCTTCAAAGATCTGCTGCCCCTCTTCAACGAAGATCCCGAAACCCACGCTGTGGTGCTTTGCGGCGAAATTGGTGGCTCCGATGAAGAAGATGCTGCCGCCTACGTTAAGGAGCACATGAAGAAGCCAGTAGTGGGCTTTATCGGTGGGCGTAGCGCGCCTAAGGGCAAAAAAATGGGCCATGCTGGCGCCATCATCATGGGTAGTGTGGGTACGCCCGAGAGTAAGCTGGCGGCCTTTGCCGATGCCGATATTCCGGTGGCCGACACCATAGACGAAATCGTGGAGCTAGTACGCGCCAAGCTAGGCTAG
- a CDS encoding 3-hydroxyacyl-CoA dehydrogenase/enoyl-CoA hydratase family protein — protein sequence MRIKKIGVVGSGTMGGAIAALAASAGVPVVMLDIPGQEDKLELVKKGLERQLKSKPASFMDKSRASLIELGTTDELEKLKDCDWIVEVIIEKPEPKQALFARLEALGTQAIVSSNTSGIPMKTLLEGRGEAFRKRFLGTHFFAPVRYLHLLELIPTPETDPVVLEAMRRFGERILGKGTVICKDAPGFIANRLGVFGMAQAMRLMMSEGLTIDEVDALTGPLVGRPKSATFRTGDISGLDVLKLVSTELSHTTGEDFRMPDWVENLIQQGNLGEKTGAGFYKKVGKDIYTYDYTSGEYKPQQKLRLDEIAAIKDLPLNERLKRVGDLPGKYGAFARKLFLHNAHYALEKAQEIAYDIVSVDRALEWGFAWEQGPFKNMDAVGLDYLRKGFAELGLPEPELLKKAQGSFYKDGHYLGFDGQYHPIPAEEGVIRLQTVKQAGKTLLEGKEYALLDLGDGVALFENRAKMGTWGDGSISGLHKALDWVDANGYAGLVIGHEDPRTFSAGANLALVLMAAQEGAWDDLELATRRFQQTSMRLRRSPFPVVAAPFGLTLGGGAEFSLHSSAIQAHAELYMGLVETGVGLLPGGGGTKEMLFRFTQELAAYGPEIDLFEGVKRAFQMIMLAQTSTSALEARNMGFLRPSDGISMNRDRLIADAKRRVLFMAPDFVPQPPMKVRALGKEALGNLHYALWQFHEAKQASEHDVVVGKAVAYVLCGGDGPAREVTEQDILDLEREGFLKLLGTKKTQERIAHTLKTGKPLRN from the coding sequence ATGCGAATCAAGAAGATCGGTGTGGTGGGTTCGGGGACGATGGGCGGAGCGATTGCCGCGCTGGCGGCCTCGGCGGGGGTGCCGGTGGTGATGCTGGACATTCCCGGCCAGGAAGACAAGCTCGAGCTGGTCAAAAAAGGCCTCGAGCGCCAGCTCAAGAGCAAGCCGGCCAGCTTCATGGACAAAAGCCGGGCCTCCTTAATCGAGCTGGGCACCACCGACGAGCTGGAAAAACTCAAAGACTGCGACTGGATCGTGGAGGTCATCATCGAGAAGCCGGAGCCCAAGCAGGCCCTGTTTGCCCGGCTCGAGGCCCTGGGCACCCAGGCCATCGTGAGCTCCAACACCTCCGGTATCCCCATGAAAACCCTGCTGGAGGGACGGGGTGAGGCCTTCCGCAAGCGCTTCCTGGGCACGCACTTCTTCGCCCCGGTGCGCTACCTGCACCTTCTGGAGCTGATCCCCACCCCCGAGACCGACCCGGTGGTGCTGGAGGCCATGCGCCGCTTCGGCGAGCGCATTCTGGGCAAGGGCACGGTCATCTGCAAGGACGCCCCCGGCTTTATTGCCAACCGGCTGGGCGTGTTCGGGATGGCCCAGGCCATGCGCCTGATGATGTCGGAGGGCCTCACCATCGACGAGGTGGACGCCCTCACCGGCCCGCTGGTGGGCCGTCCCAAGAGCGCCACCTTCCGCACCGGCGACATCTCCGGCCTGGACGTGCTTAAGCTGGTCTCTACCGAGCTTTCGCACACCACCGGCGAGGACTTCCGCATGCCCGACTGGGTAGAGAACCTCATCCAGCAGGGCAACCTGGGCGAGAAAACCGGGGCCGGCTTCTACAAAAAGGTGGGCAAGGACATCTATACCTACGACTACACCAGCGGTGAGTACAAGCCCCAGCAAAAGCTACGCCTGGATGAAATAGCCGCCATCAAAGACCTGCCCCTGAACGAGCGCTTGAAGCGGGTGGGCGACCTGCCCGGCAAGTACGGGGCTTTTGCTCGCAAGCTGTTTTTGCACAACGCCCACTATGCCCTCGAGAAGGCCCAGGAAATCGCCTACGACATCGTCTCGGTAGACCGGGCGCTGGAGTGGGGCTTCGCCTGGGAGCAGGGCCCCTTCAAGAACATGGACGCGGTGGGCCTGGACTACCTGCGTAAAGGCTTTGCCGAGTTGGGCCTGCCCGAGCCTGAACTCCTCAAAAAAGCCCAGGGCAGCTTCTACAAAGACGGCCACTACCTGGGCTTCGATGGGCAGTATCACCCCATCCCGGCGGAAGAAGGCGTAATCCGGCTGCAAACGGTCAAGCAGGCCGGCAAGACCCTGCTGGAAGGCAAGGAGTACGCCCTGCTCGACCTGGGCGATGGGGTGGCTCTCTTCGAGAACCGGGCCAAGATGGGTACCTGGGGGGATGGCTCCATCTCGGGGCTGCACAAAGCGCTGGACTGGGTTGATGCCAACGGCTATGCGGGCCTGGTGATTGGGCACGAAGACCCCCGCACCTTTAGCGCCGGGGCCAACCTGGCGCTGGTGCTGATGGCCGCGCAGGAAGGGGCCTGGGACGACCTCGAGCTGGCCACCCGCCGTTTCCAGCAGACCTCCATGCGCCTGCGCCGTTCGCCCTTCCCGGTGGTGGCCGCACCCTTCGGCCTGACCCTGGGCGGTGGGGCCGAGTTCAGCCTGCACAGCAGCGCCATTCAGGCCCACGCCGAGCTTTACATGGGCCTGGTCGAGACCGGGGTGGGCCTGCTGCCCGGCGGGGGCGGCACCAAGGAGATGCTCTTCCGCTTCACCCAGGAGCTTGCGGCCTATGGGCCCGAGATTGACCTGTTCGAAGGGGTCAAGCGGGCCTTCCAGATGATCATGCTGGCCCAGACCAGCACCAGCGCCCTCGAGGCCCGCAACATGGGCTTTTTGCGCCCGAGCGACGGCATCAGCATGAACCGCGACCGCCTGATCGCCGACGCCAAGCGCCGGGTGCTCTTCATGGCCCCCGACTTCGTGCCACAACCCCCCATGAAGGTGCGGGCCCTGGGCAAGGAGGCGCTGGGCAACCTGCACTACGCCCTGTGGCAGTTCCACGAAGCCAAACAGGCCAGCGAGCACGACGTGGTGGTGGGTAAGGCCGTGGCCTACGTCCTGTGCGGCGGGGACGGGCCGGCCCGCGAGGTGACCGAGCAGGACATCCTGGATCTGGAGCGCGAGGGCTTCCTCAAACTCCTTGGCACCAAGAAAACCCAGGAGCGCATTGCCCACACCCTCAAGACTGGCAAGCCATTGCGGAACTAG
- a CDS encoding ABC transporter permease has translation MEEIINALARALSFGTPLLIACLGAILNERAGVVNLGVEGMMALGALAGFAVAYGSGAGDGNLWLAVLAAMLAGALAALLHGFVTITLQANQFVSGLALTMVGLGTAGLLGKRFEGLPLFNQPPEWPFTLGAFVLAGLLAFVLYATRTGLSLRSVGENPAAADLLGINVLRVRYAAVAAGGSLAGLAGAYLSLVYRPSWTDGMTAGLGWIAVALVIFVGWSPLRAVFGAVFFGLLYYLQFRLQGQVAIPSEVFASLPYLLVILVLALSGLRGQQGNAPEGLGKPYRRGER, from the coding sequence ATGGAAGAGATCATCAACGCCCTGGCTCGAGCCCTATCCTTTGGCACCCCCCTCTTAATCGCCTGCCTGGGAGCCATCCTGAACGAGCGGGCCGGGGTGGTGAACCTGGGGGTGGAGGGCATGATGGCCCTGGGGGCCCTGGCCGGTTTTGCGGTGGCCTACGGCAGCGGCGCAGGCGATGGCAACCTCTGGCTGGCGGTGCTGGCGGCCATGCTGGCCGGGGCGCTGGCCGCTTTGCTGCACGGCTTTGTAACCATCACCCTGCAGGCCAACCAGTTTGTCTCGGGCCTGGCCCTGACCATGGTGGGCCTGGGTACGGCGGGATTGCTGGGCAAACGCTTTGAGGGGCTGCCGCTCTTCAACCAGCCCCCCGAGTGGCCTTTCACCCTGGGGGCCTTTGTGCTGGCGGGTCTGCTGGCCTTTGTGTTGTATGCCACCCGGACGGGGCTTTCGCTGCGTTCGGTGGGCGAGAACCCGGCGGCTGCCGACCTGCTGGGCATCAACGTACTGCGGGTTCGTTACGCTGCGGTGGCGGCGGGTGGGTCGCTGGCTGGGCTGGCTGGGGCCTACCTTTCGCTGGTCTACCGCCCCTCCTGGACCGACGGTATGACCGCGGGGCTGGGCTGGATTGCGGTGGCGCTGGTGATTTTTGTGGGCTGGAGCCCCCTACGCGCCGTATTCGGGGCGGTCTTTTTCGGGCTTCTGTACTACCTGCAGTTTCGGCTGCAGGGGCAGGTAGCCATTCCCTCGGAGGTATTTGCGAGCCTGCCCTACCTTCTGGTTATACTTGTGCTGGCTTTGTCCGGCCTGCGCGGACAGCAGGGCAACGCCCCTGAGGGGCTGGGAAAACCCTATCGGCGAGGGGAACGCTAA
- a CDS encoding Dam family site-specific DNA-(adenine-N6)-methyltransferase: MVAEPLFRVGLPPLLKWAGGKRWLVKHLQPYWSKHRDRLFVEPFVGGMGVTLGLRPKSALLNDTNPHLINFYQWVRRGLQISIPMVYEREFYLDYRKRFNQLIREKRANTAEAAALFYYLNRTGYNGLCRFNASGEFNVPFGKYKTVNYQTDFSGYKEVFRDWEFKTGDFSELAIDPDAFVYADPPYDVEFTQYSPGGFSWNDQVRLVEYLEKHRGPVIISNQLTDRIHELYTKSGYAIIVLPAPRRISCDGNRQDALEVLAFKNI, translated from the coding sequence ATGGTAGCCGAACCACTTTTTAGGGTTGGCCTGCCCCCGCTGCTCAAGTGGGCTGGAGGGAAACGCTGGCTGGTGAAACACCTCCAGCCGTACTGGTCTAAACACCGCGACCGGCTTTTCGTCGAGCCCTTTGTTGGCGGAATGGGGGTCACTTTGGGCCTGAGACCCAAATCTGCTCTGCTAAACGATACCAATCCACATCTGATCAACTTTTATCAGTGGGTTCGTCGTGGGCTGCAAATTTCGATACCAATGGTTTACGAGCGGGAATTCTATCTAGACTATCGCAAGCGTTTCAATCAGCTCATACGTGAGAAAAGAGCCAATACTGCTGAAGCAGCGGCGCTGTTCTACTATCTCAACCGAACGGGCTACAACGGGCTGTGTCGCTTCAACGCTTCGGGTGAGTTTAATGTACCGTTTGGAAAGTATAAGACGGTCAACTACCAGACCGATTTCTCGGGCTACAAAGAAGTTTTCCGCGACTGGGAGTTTAAGACCGGCGACTTCAGCGAACTTGCAATTGACCCCGACGCTTTCGTGTACGCCGACCCCCCTTATGACGTTGAATTCACGCAGTACAGTCCGGGAGGGTTTTCCTGGAATGATCAGGTTCGTTTGGTGGAGTACCTAGAAAAGCATCGCGGCCCCGTGATAATTTCCAACCAACTCACCGATCGAATTCACGAACTCTACACCAAATCGGGCTATGCAATCATTGTCCTGCCAGCGCCCCGCCGTATCAGTTGTGACGGAAACCGCCAAGATGCCCTCGAAGTTCTGGCTTTCAAAAACATTTAG
- a CDS encoding NUDIX domain-containing protein: MEQVYVLPASVFPAAQASLIPLEAALLRKIEQEGFFLERPLAEEDPTHRQIIPYAVVRHRGRFFLMRRTKGGGEARLHNRYTLGVGGHINPEDVGGNPVLDGLRRELLEEVGVRAYAAQPVGFIVMADSPVSRVHTGVVFVVEAEDEPRVMEAEKLEGRLASLEEVQQVYEGLEGWSKVVVDWLRAKCF, translated from the coding sequence ATGGAACAGGTGTATGTGCTTCCGGCCTCGGTGTTTCCAGCGGCCCAGGCTTCCCTCATCCCGCTCGAGGCCGCGCTCTTACGGAAAATCGAGCAGGAGGGGTTTTTCCTCGAGCGCCCCCTGGCCGAGGAAGACCCCACCCACCGCCAGATCATCCCCTATGCGGTGGTGCGCCACCGGGGCCGGTTTTTCCTGATGCGCCGCACCAAAGGCGGGGGCGAGGCCCGGCTCCATAACCGGTACACCCTGGGCGTGGGCGGGCACATCAACCCTGAAGATGTGGGCGGCAACCCGGTCTTGGATGGGCTGCGCCGCGAACTTTTGGAAGAGGTGGGCGTTCGGGCCTACGCTGCGCAGCCTGTGGGCTTCATCGTTATGGCCGACAGCCCGGTGAGCCGGGTGCACACGGGCGTGGTGTTTGTGGTGGAGGCCGAAGACGAACCGCGGGTGATGGAAGCAGAGAAGCTCGAGGGCCGCCTGGCCTCGCTGGAAGAGGTGCAGCAGGTGTACGAGGGGCTCGAGGGCTGGTCGAAGGTGGTGGTGGACTGGCTCAGGGCTAAATGTTTTTGA
- the guaD gene encoding guanine deaminase: MTVLLRGLILHTPQNPFHTAGALEAFSDGGLALRDGQIVALGSFSEVRKHYPEAPVQDCREGVLLPGLVDTHVHYPQTRVIGAMGYSLLDWLEKRTLPLEARLSDNRLARELAREFVWLLLRNGTTTALVFGSHFQGATANLFGAAEDVGLRIIAGQVCSDRMLRPELHTTPEQSYAEQKMLIQRFHGRGRLRYAVTPRFALSASEGLLEVCQALLQEHPDLHFTTHINENLEEIRTVAELFPWSQHYLHTYDRFGLVTERSVFAHNVHPTEPELARLAEARAAIAHCPSSNAFIGSGIFPMNRHLRHGVRFGLGSDVGGGTGFSLLKEGLMAYLAQRYAPEGVGLTPAHLLYLATLAGAEVLGLGETVGSLTPGKAADVIWVRPEPGSTLEVHFRHLDSAEDLLGSLFTLHGEAQVHRVWLEGREVMVS; the protein is encoded by the coding sequence ATGACCGTTCTACTGCGTGGTCTGATCCTTCACACACCCCAAAACCCTTTCCACACCGCCGGGGCCCTCGAGGCCTTTTCCGATGGGGGATTGGCCTTGCGGGATGGGCAGATCGTTGCGCTGGGCAGCTTTTCTGAGGTTCGCAAACACTACCCCGAGGCCCCGGTGCAGGACTGCCGCGAAGGGGTGCTGCTGCCGGGGCTGGTGGACACCCACGTGCACTACCCGCAAACCCGGGTAATTGGCGCGATGGGCTACTCGCTGCTGGACTGGCTGGAAAAGCGCACCCTGCCCCTGGAGGCCCGGCTTTCCGACAACAGGCTGGCCCGTGAGCTGGCCCGCGAGTTCGTCTGGCTCCTCTTGCGCAACGGCACCACCACCGCGCTGGTCTTCGGCTCGCACTTTCAGGGGGCCACCGCCAACCTGTTTGGGGCCGCCGAGGACGTAGGCCTGCGCATCATTGCCGGGCAGGTCTGCTCCGACCGCATGTTGCGCCCCGAGCTGCACACCACCCCCGAGCAGAGCTACGCCGAGCAGAAGATGCTCATCCAGCGTTTTCATGGCCGGGGCCGGCTGCGCTACGCGGTGACCCCCCGCTTTGCCCTCTCGGCCTCGGAGGGGCTGCTCGAGGTCTGCCAGGCGCTTTTGCAGGAGCACCCCGACCTGCACTTCACCACCCACATCAACGAGAACCTCGAGGAGATTCGCACCGTAGCCGAGCTTTTCCCCTGGAGCCAGCACTACCTGCACACCTACGACCGCTTTGGCCTGGTCACCGAGCGTTCGGTGTTTGCCCACAACGTCCACCCCACCGAACCCGAACTGGCCCGCCTGGCCGAGGCCCGGGCGGCCATCGCCCACTGCCCCAGCTCCAACGCCTTTATCGGCAGCGGCATCTTCCCCATGAACCGACACCTGCGGCACGGGGTTCGCTTCGGGCTGGGCTCGGATGTGGGGGGCGGCACCGGGTTTAGTCTGCTCAAGGAGGGCCTGATGGCCTACCTGGCCCAGCGCTACGCCCCCGAGGGGGTGGGCCTGACCCCGGCCCACCTGCTTTACCTGGCTACCCTGGCCGGGGCCGAGGTGCTGGGCCTAGGGGAGACCGTAGGGAGTCTGACCCCCGGCAAGGCCGCCGACGTGATCTGGGTGCGGCCCGAACCCGGCAGCACCCTCGAGGTGCACTTCCGCCACCTGGACTCGGCAGAGGACTTGCTGGGCTCGCTCTTCACCCTGCACGGCGAGGCCCAGGTGCACAGGGTCTGGCTCGAGGGCCGCGAAGTGATGGTATCTTGA
- the ade gene encoding adenine deaminase has translation MNLQLSDLQYAVDVAMGRQPGSLLLKNARLVNVFTLEIQHTHILLAGRLVAAVGPEYASAQATDVVDLEGRWVAPGMIDGHVHLESSLVSPAEYARGVVPRGVTGVVTDPHEIANVAGVAGIEWLMEASEGLPLEVWITVPSSVPSTPLETSGAVLGLAEIERLLAHPRVVGVAELMSFPAILAADATELGKVLLAERSRKSPEGHAPTLMGPALQGYLASGIASDHESTTLEEGRAKLEAGCFLMVREGSTTRNLEALAPLLRPEHGERVGLVTDDRLPSDLLREGGADFLVRKAIGLGVDPAYAIRAGSWNVARHYRLLRRGAIAPGFQADLVVLDDLHSFRAQAVYQRGRRVAHQGQLEVPLPRAGASRAVSHTVRLPDLGPQDLRIPASAGKVRVIRAIPHQVLTAEEHLEPTVRDGEVVADPSRDLAKLVCFERHGKNGRIGKGLVTAFGLQKGALACTVGHDHHNLMAVGVSDADIVTAARRLWALGGGMVAVADGEVLAELGLPIAGLMTDEPLEVVDARLQALEAAAKTLGVTLPDPYMVLSFLGLAVIPELRLTDYGLVDVRQGAVVGLFVE, from the coding sequence ATGAACCTCCAGCTATCCGACCTCCAGTACGCGGTGGACGTGGCGATGGGCCGCCAGCCGGGAAGCCTGCTGCTCAAAAATGCCCGGCTGGTCAATGTGTTCACGCTGGAAATCCAGCACACCCACATCCTGCTGGCCGGGCGGCTGGTGGCGGCGGTGGGGCCGGAGTACGCCTCGGCCCAGGCAACAGATGTGGTGGATCTGGAGGGCCGCTGGGTGGCCCCCGGCATGATTGACGGGCACGTGCACCTCGAGTCCTCCCTGGTCTCCCCGGCCGAGTATGCGCGGGGGGTGGTGCCCAGGGGGGTAACCGGGGTGGTCACTGACCCCCACGAGATCGCCAATGTGGCCGGGGTAGCGGGCATCGAGTGGCTGATGGAGGCCAGCGAGGGACTTCCCCTGGAGGTCTGGATCACCGTGCCCTCCTCGGTGCCCTCCACGCCCCTCGAGACCAGCGGTGCAGTGCTGGGGCTGGCCGAAATCGAGCGGCTGCTGGCCCATCCTCGGGTGGTGGGGGTGGCCGAGCTGATGAGCTTTCCGGCCATCCTGGCCGCCGATGCCACCGAGCTTGGCAAGGTGCTCCTGGCCGAGCGCTCCCGCAAGTCGCCCGAAGGCCACGCCCCCACCCTGATGGGGCCCGCGCTGCAGGGCTATTTAGCCAGCGGCATCGCCTCCGACCACGAGAGCACCACCCTGGAGGAAGGGCGGGCCAAGCTCGAGGCCGGCTGCTTCCTGATGGTGCGCGAGGGCTCCACCACCCGCAACCTGGAGGCCCTGGCTCCGCTGCTGCGCCCGGAACACGGCGAGCGCGTCGGCCTGGTAACCGACGACCGCCTGCCCTCCGACCTGCTCAGGGAGGGCGGAGCGGACTTCCTGGTGCGCAAGGCCATCGGGCTGGGGGTAGACCCGGCCTACGCCATCCGCGCCGGTAGCTGGAACGTGGCCCGCCACTACCGTCTTTTGCGCCGGGGTGCTATTGCCCCCGGCTTCCAGGCCGACCTGGTGGTGCTGGACGACCTGCACAGCTTCCGGGCCCAGGCCGTCTATCAACGGGGTCGCCGGGTGGCCCACCAGGGGCAACTGGAAGTGCCGCTCCCCCGGGCTGGGGCCTCGAGGGCGGTCTCCCATACCGTCCGGCTGCCCGACCTTGGCCCCCAGGATCTGCGAATTCCGGCCAGCGCAGGAAAGGTGCGGGTGATCCGGGCCATACCGCACCAGGTGCTAACCGCCGAGGAGCACCTCGAGCCCACCGTGCGCGATGGGGAGGTGGTGGCCGACCCCAGCCGCGACCTGGCCAAGCTGGTGTGTTTTGAGCGCCACGGCAAAAACGGCCGCATCGGTAAGGGTCTGGTGACCGCGTTTGGCCTGCAAAAAGGAGCCCTGGCCTGCACGGTGGGCCACGACCACCACAACCTGATGGCGGTGGGGGTCTCGGACGCCGACATCGTAACGGCGGCCCGGCGGCTTTGGGCCCTGGGCGGTGGGATGGTGGCGGTGGCCGACGGTGAGGTGCTGGCCGAGCTGGGCCTGCCCATCGCCGGCCTGATGACCGATGAGCCGCTGGAGGTGGTGGACGCCCGGCTACAGGCCCTCGAGGCCGCCGCCAAAACCCTGGGGGTGACCCTGCCCGACCCCTATATGGTGCTCTCCTTCCTGGGGCTGGCGGTGATTCCCGAGCTGCGCCTGACTGACTACGGCCTGGTGGATGTGCGGCAGGGGGCGGTGGTGGGGCTCTTTGTAGAATAG